The following are from one region of the Amia ocellicauda isolate fAmiCal2 chromosome 1, fAmiCal2.hap1, whole genome shotgun sequence genome:
- the htr3a gene encoding 5-hydroxytryptamine receptor 3A: MRVSALWTALLCLGSCVQPGRAGKRIGNNPGRFANVTLVRLSDYLMTGYKKGVRPVQDWRNSTMVAIDVMVYAILSVDEKNQVLTTYIWYRQEWVDEFLVWDPEDFDNITQVSIPTANLWIPDILINEFVDVGKSPDIPYVYVGNDGLVKNYKPIQVVTACSLDIYNFPFDVQNCTLTFTSWLHTVKDINIKLMRSKKEVKDDKSVFMNQGEWELLHVLSNYEVFSIDGKDRYAEMKFFVLIRRRPLFYTVSLLLPSVFLMVMDIVGFYLPPDSGERVSFKITLLLGYSVFLIIVSDTLPATAIGTPLIGVYFVVCMALLVISLTETILIVRLVHKQDLQTHVPEWVKHLVLERATVLLCIRNKHKFGPILPRGSDPSHFKENNMNTVKINHRSFENTKDCESPLGMTLPPRDNAPAVDNILQEISSIRQFLERREQYRDIAKEWLQVGYVLDVLLFRVYLVAVLTYSITLGTLWSVWQYA; the protein is encoded by the exons ATGCGCGTTTCAGCACTCTGGACAGCTCTCCTGTGCCTGGGGTCCTGCGTGCAGCCGGGGCGAGCAG GCAAACGAATAGGAAATAACCCAGGGCGCTTCGCCAATGTCACGCTTGTCCGCCTTTCCGACTACCTGATGACCGGGTACAAGAAAGGTGTACGTCCGGTACAAGACTGGAGAAACTCAACCATGGTGGCTATTGATGTCATGGTGTACGCCATCCTCAGTGTG GATGAAAAGAACCAGGTCCTGACTACATACATCTGGTACAGACAG GAGTGGGTGGATGAATTTCTTGTATGGGATCCAGAGGATTTTGACAATATCACGCAAGTGTCCATTCCTACAGCCAATCTCTGGATACCTGATATCCTCATCAATGAGTT TGTGGATGTGGGGAAGTCTCCAGATATCCCTTATGTGTATGTGGGCAATGACGGACTGGTGAAGAACTACAAACCAATCCAGGTGGTGACAGCATGCAGCCTGGATATATACAACTTCCCCTTTGATGTCCAGAACTGCACCCTGACCTTCACCAGCTGGCTTCACACAG TTAAGGATATCAACATCAAACTGATGAGAAGCAAAAAGGAGGTCAAAGATGACAAGTCTGTCTTCATGAACCAGGGCGAGTGGGAGCTGCTGCACGTCCTGTCCAATTACGAAGTCTTCAGCATCGATGGCAAAGACCGCTATGCAGAAATGAAGTTCTTT GTTTTGATCCGACGAAGACCCCTGTTCTACACTGTTAGCCTCCTCCTGCCCAGCGTTTTTCTGATGGTGATGGACATTGTGGGCTTTTATCTGCCCCCTGACAGTGGCGAGAGGGTGTCCTTCAAGATCACCCTGCTGCTGGGTTACTCAGTCTTCCTCATCATCGTCTCTGACACACTGCCAGCCACTGCCATTGGAACACCGCTGATAG GGGTCTACTTCGTGGTGTGCATGGCTCTGCTGGTGATTAGTCTTACAGAGACCATCCTGATTGTGCGCCTGGTTCACAAGCAAGACCTGCAGACCCATGTGCCAGAGTGGGTGAAACACCTGGTTCTGGAGAGAGCTACGGTGCTTCTGTGCATCCGAAACAAGCACAAATTCGGTCCCATTCTGCCCAGGGGATCCGATCCATCCCACTTCAAGGAAAACAACATGAACACAG TGAAAATCAACCACCGCAGCTTCGAGAACACCAAAGACTGCGAGAGCCCGTTGGGAATGACTCTGCCTCCGAGAGACAATGCCCCGGCCGTGGACAACATCCTCCAGGAGATCTCATCCATCCGTCAGTTCCTGGAGAGGCGAGAGCAGTACAGAGACATTGCCAAGGAGTGGCTGCAGGTGGGATATGTGCTGGACGTGCTGCTGTTTCGTGTCTACCTGGTGGCCGTACTCACATACAGCATTACCCTGGGAACTCTCTGGTCGGTCTGGCAGTATGCCTGA